One genomic segment of Pseudomonas chlororaphis subsp. aurantiaca includes these proteins:
- a CDS encoding ABC transporter substrate-binding protein has product MSKLIASLGTSLLLSLPLGVHAAEKLNVVSWSGYFSPEILAKFQKQTGIEVTVDSYDSNETLLAKLKQGGTGYDVAVPSHQFIPILVKEQLLERFDPAKEPYYAGLVDHLKKPTWDPEGAYSVPFIWGTTSVVLDGERYKGPADSYKVLYQPPAELQGRINMFDSVSEVIDMASLYLDIPLCSEDPKQMQQVLTLLKAQKPFVKTYSSKAGSIRENLASGEIDMSMFWGGSSMRAREMKPSLKYLYPKEGVLAWVDNMVIPKGSKNPANAKAFIAFLSEPENAAMTQNFLKHQSPVKGVESFLDAGLKDAPELHISEGTKVVFSQTCGEGAIRLADRLWTNLMR; this is encoded by the coding sequence ATGAGCAAGTTGATCGCAAGCCTCGGTACCTCATTGCTGCTGAGCCTGCCACTGGGTGTGCACGCCGCCGAGAAACTCAACGTGGTGAGCTGGAGCGGCTATTTCTCGCCAGAGATCCTCGCCAAGTTCCAGAAGCAGACCGGCATCGAGGTCACGGTGGATTCCTACGACTCCAACGAAACCCTGCTGGCCAAGCTGAAACAGGGCGGCACCGGCTATGACGTGGCGGTCCCTTCGCACCAGTTCATCCCGATCCTGGTCAAGGAACAGCTGCTGGAGCGCTTCGACCCGGCCAAGGAGCCCTACTATGCCGGCCTCGTCGACCACCTGAAAAAGCCCACCTGGGACCCCGAGGGCGCCTACTCCGTGCCCTTTATCTGGGGCACCACCAGCGTGGTGCTCGACGGCGAGCGCTACAAGGGCCCGGCCGACAGCTACAAGGTGCTCTACCAGCCGCCGGCCGAGTTGCAGGGGCGGATCAACATGTTCGACTCGGTCAGCGAGGTGATCGACATGGCCAGCCTGTACCTGGACATCCCGCTGTGCAGCGAAGACCCCAAGCAGATGCAGCAGGTGCTGACCCTGCTCAAGGCGCAGAAACCCTTCGTCAAGACCTACAGTTCCAAGGCCGGCTCGATCCGCGAGAACCTGGCCTCGGGCGAGATCGACATGTCGATGTTCTGGGGCGGCTCGTCGATGCGCGCCCGGGAGATGAAACCCAGCCTGAAATACCTCTATCCCAAGGAGGGCGTGCTGGCCTGGGTCGACAACATGGTCATCCCCAAGGGCAGCAAGAACCCGGCGAACGCCAAGGCCTTCATCGCCTTCCTCAGCGAGCCTGAAAACGCTGCGATGACCCAGAACTTCCTCAAGCACCAGAGCCCGGTCAAGGGCGTGGAAAGTTTCCTCGACGCCGGCCTCAAGGACGCACCTGAACTGCACATTTCCGAAGGCACCAAGGTGGTGTTCAGCCAGACCTGCGGCGAAGGCGCAATCCGCCTGGCCGACCGCCTGTGGACCAACCTGATGCGTTGA
- a CDS encoding helix-turn-helix transcriptional regulator, with the protein MNIALKTIASHDPASTLIRMPEVISIVGLARPTIYKLMRQPDSGFPMPVKLSNSNARSAPVAWVLAEVQAWTRARIAARDQVAA; encoded by the coding sequence ATGAATATTGCATTAAAAACCATCGCTTCTCATGACCCAGCATCGACCCTCATCCGAATGCCTGAGGTCATTTCAATCGTAGGGCTCGCACGCCCAACCATCTACAAGCTCATGCGCCAACCGGACAGTGGATTCCCAATGCCGGTGAAGCTCAGCAACAGCAACGCCCGAAGCGCTCCGGTTGCATGGGTTTTGGCAGAAGTTCAAGCATGGACACGAGCACGCATCGCTGCCCGTGATCAGGTGGCCGCATGA
- a CDS encoding chromosome segregation protein SMC, giving the protein MDEIDQLTVRRDKYLSEAEEHYAKMAPLEALLEGDEVMEADRLIEIRTEHSRLKLPYDSSKHHAWLIDAQITRREQLLNHKTLMAGYTDSMANWKADEQELNEKRDSLSTRLEQIQQQAVEDMAKARQAETDAATAYAQAVAWGDTEGEKNANADAQKAAKNLATAIEHNRRQHLIIAALEQELAIVDRHIAEAQREHLAIQRTAMLLARTVLEEQWNEKAQALLDFGAKLWAVQGMLGGDQPSLRRLVLPEAGGSFAKWSSSELSERALKFTVEDILSL; this is encoded by the coding sequence ATCGACGAGATCGACCAGCTGACCGTCCGCCGCGATAAATACCTGAGCGAGGCTGAAGAGCACTACGCCAAGATGGCGCCGTTGGAAGCGCTATTGGAAGGCGACGAGGTCATGGAGGCGGACCGGTTGATCGAAATCCGCACCGAGCACAGCAGGCTGAAACTTCCGTACGATTCCAGTAAACACCATGCTTGGCTCATCGACGCTCAGATCACTCGACGCGAGCAACTGCTCAATCACAAAACCTTGATGGCGGGTTACACCGACTCGATGGCGAACTGGAAAGCCGACGAGCAAGAGCTCAACGAAAAACGCGACAGCCTCAGCACCCGCTTGGAACAGATCCAGCAGCAAGCGGTAGAAGACATGGCCAAAGCCCGGCAAGCCGAAACCGATGCCGCCACTGCCTATGCGCAGGCCGTGGCCTGGGGCGATACCGAGGGCGAAAAGAACGCCAATGCCGACGCGCAGAAGGCCGCGAAAAACCTTGCGACGGCCATCGAACACAATCGTCGCCAACACCTGATCATCGCCGCGTTGGAACAGGAGCTGGCAATTGTCGACCGACACATTGCCGAGGCGCAAAGGGAACACCTTGCCATCCAGAGAACAGCCATGTTGCTGGCACGGACGGTATTGGAAGAACAGTGGAACGAAAAAGCGCAGGCGCTATTGGATTTCGGCGCAAAGCTGTGGGCTGTCCAAGGCATGCTGGGGGGTGATCAACCCAGCCTCAGGAGGCTGGTGCTTCCTGAAGCAGGTGGAAGCTTCGCCAAATGGAGCAGCAGTGAGCTGTCGGAGCGCGCACTCAAGTTCACTGTAGAAGACATCCTCTCGCTGTAA
- a CDS encoding tyrosine-type recombinase/integrase, with product MKRADIKRRPLADTTLSSLEPEAGAYRELDSPGLYFRVKPNGQKSWELRYKKPDGKWSWLGLGGYPEVSGAFARQKAAELRADASEGKNPIISKKARQAADIDAANDTFESLAREWHTSRLSGWDAGTAKRILGALERHVFPSLGKRPYTSIMSMEWMELLRGLERQGILEQMSRVRAYCKDIYDLARVTGRAVNNPLEGVHKFLSSGKAENYAHVSPDELPQLLRAIRSYPHAKDVQLGLRLLTLMAIRPSELREAHWVEFDFDKKLWTVPVERKGRKKGREHLVPLCTQAIDALLELRQLTGAYSLLFPGRSDRTKPRSDTVFLMALRRLGYEGRQTGHGFRHIASTILNEHGYPADHIEAQLSHKAQGVRGIYNKAQYLEQRVKMMQWYADHLDALEAGNVVQGQFGKAV from the coding sequence ATGAAGCGCGCCGATATCAAGCGACGTCCTCTCGCTGATACAACACTTTCCAGCCTGGAGCCTGAGGCCGGGGCATACCGCGAACTAGACAGTCCTGGGCTGTATTTCAGAGTCAAACCAAATGGCCAAAAATCTTGGGAATTACGCTACAAGAAACCGGACGGCAAATGGTCTTGGCTAGGTCTCGGCGGCTATCCAGAAGTAAGCGGCGCCTTCGCTCGACAGAAAGCGGCAGAGCTGCGAGCTGACGCCTCAGAGGGCAAGAACCCAATCATCTCCAAGAAGGCTCGTCAGGCGGCTGACATTGACGCAGCCAATGACACCTTCGAATCACTAGCCAGGGAATGGCATACGTCTCGCCTCAGCGGCTGGGATGCTGGGACTGCCAAAAGGATACTCGGCGCACTCGAACGCCACGTGTTCCCCTCGCTAGGTAAACGCCCCTACACCTCAATCATGTCTATGGAATGGATGGAGCTATTGAGAGGACTTGAGCGCCAGGGGATTCTGGAACAGATGAGTCGCGTGAGGGCTTACTGCAAAGATATCTATGACCTGGCTCGTGTAACTGGCAGAGCCGTCAACAATCCCTTGGAGGGCGTGCATAAGTTTCTGTCTTCGGGAAAGGCAGAGAACTACGCTCATGTCTCTCCTGACGAGCTTCCTCAGTTACTCAGAGCGATACGTTCCTATCCGCATGCCAAAGATGTTCAGCTTGGCCTGCGGCTGTTGACACTGATGGCAATCCGTCCCAGCGAACTTCGCGAAGCTCATTGGGTGGAGTTCGACTTCGACAAGAAACTGTGGACAGTGCCTGTCGAACGCAAGGGACGTAAAAAAGGCCGCGAACATCTGGTGCCGCTATGCACTCAAGCCATAGATGCCCTATTGGAGCTTCGGCAACTTACCGGGGCGTACTCTCTCCTATTTCCAGGCAGAAGCGACCGCACCAAACCCCGAAGCGACACTGTATTTCTCATGGCACTCAGGCGCCTTGGTTACGAAGGCCGCCAGACCGGTCATGGCTTCCGCCACATCGCCAGCACCATCCTCAATGAGCATGGTTACCCCGCTGACCATATCGAGGCCCAACTCAGTCATAAGGCACAGGGAGTCCGGGGGATCTACAACAAAGCCCAGTACCTTGAGCAGCGTGTAAAGATGATGCAGTGGTATGCAGATCACCTTGATGCCTTGGAAGCAGGCAATGTCGTGCAAGGCCAATTCGGAAAGGCAGTATGA
- a CDS encoding amidase produces MTSNNISELVLLQAHELAERIRLRHVSCREVMQAYLAHIKRFNPRVNALVSLQPAEQLLAQADTRDAELARGQYRGWMHGLPHAIKDLSLTQGIRTTLGSPLYKDFIPPRDGIMVERIKAAGAIIIGKSNTPEFGLGSQSYNPLFGATACAFDAGKTAGGSSGGAAAALAMHLVPVADGSDMMGSLRNPAAFNNIIGFRPSQGRVPFDDSSDLFFDQLGYEGPMGRSVRDTALLLSVQAGADARAPLSIAESGTAFTVPLERDFKGTRLGWLGDFNGYLPMEPGLLALCEATFADFESLGCRIEPVQPDFAMPQLWSCWRTLRHWMVAGSLGTAYADPQQRALLKPEARWEVENGLTLSASEVFAASVQRSNWYRAISRLFEDFDYLLLPSAQVFPFDKTLAWPQSINGVAMDTYHRWMEVVIPGTLSGCPVANVQAGFNKDGLPMGLQIIGKHQADFAVLQLAHAYEQASRWFQRCPSPLLQEGIG; encoded by the coding sequence ATGACTTCCAATAACATCAGCGAACTGGTCCTGCTGCAGGCCCACGAACTCGCCGAACGCATCCGCTTGCGCCACGTTTCGTGCCGGGAAGTGATGCAGGCTTATCTTGCCCATATCAAGCGGTTCAACCCCAGGGTCAACGCCCTGGTCAGCCTGCAACCGGCCGAGCAACTGCTGGCCCAGGCCGACACCCGCGATGCCGAACTGGCCCGCGGGCAATACCGTGGCTGGATGCACGGCCTGCCCCATGCGATCAAGGACCTGTCCCTGACCCAGGGCATCCGCACCACCCTCGGCTCGCCGCTGTACAAGGATTTTATTCCCCCGCGCGACGGCATCATGGTCGAGCGGATCAAGGCCGCCGGGGCGATCATCATCGGCAAAAGCAACACCCCGGAATTCGGCCTCGGTTCGCAAAGCTACAACCCGCTGTTCGGCGCCACCGCCTGCGCCTTCGATGCAGGCAAGACCGCTGGCGGCAGCAGCGGGGGCGCCGCCGCGGCCCTGGCCATGCACCTGGTGCCAGTGGCCGACGGCAGCGACATGATGGGCTCGCTGCGCAACCCGGCGGCGTTCAACAACATCATCGGCTTCCGCCCGTCCCAGGGCCGCGTGCCCTTCGACGACAGCAGCGACCTGTTCTTCGACCAGCTGGGCTACGAAGGCCCCATGGGCCGCAGCGTGCGCGATACCGCGTTGCTGCTGTCGGTACAGGCCGGCGCCGATGCCCGGGCGCCGCTGTCCATCGCCGAATCCGGCACGGCCTTCACGGTCCCGCTGGAGCGCGACTTCAAGGGCACCCGGCTGGGCTGGCTGGGGGACTTCAACGGCTACCTGCCGATGGAACCGGGCCTGCTCGCGCTGTGCGAGGCGACCTTTGCCGACTTCGAAAGCCTCGGCTGCCGCATCGAACCGGTGCAACCCGATTTCGCCATGCCGCAGTTGTGGAGCTGCTGGCGCACCTTGCGCCACTGGATGGTCGCCGGCTCCCTGGGCACGGCCTATGCCGATCCGCAACAACGTGCGTTATTGAAACCGGAAGCCCGGTGGGAAGTGGAAAACGGCCTGACGCTCTCGGCCAGCGAGGTGTTTGCCGCCTCGGTCCAGCGCAGCAACTGGTACCGGGCAATCTCCCGGTTGTTCGAGGATTTCGACTACCTGCTGCTGCCCAGCGCCCAGGTCTTCCCCTTCGATAAAACCCTGGCCTGGCCCCAGAGCATCAACGGCGTGGCCATGGACACCTACCACCGCTGGATGGAAGTGGTGATCCCCGGCACCCTGTCCGGCTGCCCGGTGGCCAACGTCCAGGCCGGCTTCAATAAAGACGGCCTGCCCATGGGCCTGCAGATCATCGGCAAGCACCAGGCAGACTTCGCCGTCCTGCAACTGGCCCACGCCTACGAACAGGCCAGCCGCTGGTTCCAGCGCTGCCCATCGCCATTGCTACAGGAGGGAATTGGATAA
- a CDS encoding DNA/RNA helicase domain-containing protein — MKHINILSLVQANTSLASPVFNQFLAHYDIKIKPAEIEDLKGLVGGLYDLSGDANVFSAFYVGYQIPQIGKEFDLLRFGRDKIINVELKKTCPEEKIKDQLVRNRYYLSCVGRYVYCFTYVSDVMVLYYLREDSCLVKVDFGFLRDLLVSQEINHEEVIDDLFDPSDYLVSPFNSTQKFLRDEYFLTHQQEEIRSRIIRYLTLPKMVRFISVIGSAGTGKTLLVYDISKQLSKIKRTNLIIHCGQLNDGQIALRGMGWNIIPIKSYLSYDLAKYDFVIVDEAQRVRPHQLKDIVDKVQASNGSCIFSYDKLQTLASWEERSDIDASISGIRNLVVYKLSEKIRTNKEIANFIRVLFNSGRNIQLSSTSNIELSYFNNLEDAKYYLDTLNESKWEVLRFTPSQYGNEHHEKYCAVAKKTSHRVIGQEFDGVAIPIDQYFSYGADGGLYYKGAAYYNMTKMLFQNITRARKRLNVVIIGNEEVLGRCMSVLR, encoded by the coding sequence GTGAAACACATAAACATCCTGTCTTTAGTTCAAGCTAATACTTCACTGGCGTCTCCTGTGTTTAATCAGTTTTTAGCTCATTATGATATAAAAATAAAGCCGGCAGAAATCGAAGATCTTAAAGGGCTAGTTGGCGGGCTGTATGATTTATCAGGTGATGCTAATGTTTTTTCTGCGTTTTACGTTGGTTATCAAATCCCCCAAATAGGTAAGGAGTTCGACTTATTAAGGTTTGGGAGGGATAAAATTATTAATGTTGAACTTAAAAAAACCTGCCCAGAAGAAAAAATAAAAGATCAGTTGGTGCGAAATAGATATTATTTATCCTGTGTTGGTAGATATGTATATTGTTTTACCTATGTTTCGGATGTGATGGTACTGTATTATCTACGGGAGGACAGCTGCCTAGTAAAGGTCGATTTTGGTTTTTTGAGAGATCTGCTTGTTTCTCAGGAGATAAACCACGAGGAAGTTATTGATGATCTTTTTGATCCATCTGATTACTTGGTTTCACCTTTCAACTCTACTCAGAAGTTCTTGCGTGATGAGTATTTTTTAACTCATCAGCAGGAGGAGATTAGGAGCCGAATTATACGGTATTTAACTCTTCCGAAAATGGTGAGATTTATTTCTGTGATAGGCAGTGCTGGTACTGGAAAAACTCTGCTTGTATATGATATTTCGAAACAGCTTTCGAAAATTAAGAGAACTAATCTTATTATCCATTGTGGGCAGTTAAACGATGGGCAGATTGCGTTAAGGGGAATGGGGTGGAATATTATTCCCATAAAAAGCTACTTGTCTTATGATTTGGCGAAATATGATTTTGTTATCGTTGATGAGGCTCAGCGTGTTCGCCCTCATCAGTTAAAGGATATTGTAGATAAGGTTCAGGCGTCGAACGGAAGCTGTATTTTCTCTTATGACAAGCTTCAGACTTTAGCTAGTTGGGAAGAGAGAAGCGATATAGATGCGTCAATAAGTGGTATAAGAAATCTGGTAGTATACAAGTTGTCCGAAAAAATTCGCACAAACAAAGAAATTGCAAATTTCATAAGGGTTCTTTTTAATAGTGGGAGAAATATCCAGTTGTCAAGTACGAGCAATATCGAGCTTAGCTATTTTAATAATTTAGAGGATGCAAAATACTATCTTGATACATTGAATGAGAGTAAGTGGGAAGTGCTGCGCTTTACTCCTTCTCAATACGGAAATGAACATCACGAAAAGTATTGTGCCGTCGCCAAAAAAACATCGCATCGGGTTATCGGGCAAGAGTTTGACGGTGTCGCGATACCGATCGATCAGTATTTTTCGTATGGTGCAGATGGCGGATTATATTATAAGGGGGCGGCCTATTATAATATGACCAAAATGCTTTTCCAGAACATTACCCGCGCTAGGAAAAGGTTGAATGTTGTGATTATAGGCAATGAAGAAGTATTAGGCAGGTGCATGTCTGTCCTACGATAA
- a CDS encoding DUF927 domain-containing protein: protein MSQRPNSTAKRPSFADVKAAALKDIDRVLSHWLPNGKRVDGGKEYTAPNPTRTDKRAGSLKVNLSKGTWADFATGDKGGDLIDLVRYLDGGTDVEACNKLADMLHVSAGAAQSKPAPSKSKAPEWIAIQPIPVEVMNKCPAKHRQHGAPSKVWIYRDAQGQPLMALYRFDLGPDEDGKPRKVFAPLTWCQRADSQTTQWRWQGLPDPRPLLCLDELSQRLDAPVVLCEGEKAADAAAELMPSYVATCWPNGSNSWHKADLTPLKGRSVLLWPDNDSSGQSCMEAVAEKLCEIGAASVHVLALDVFKRKPTLKNGKPTFAKGGQWDDGDDAADAIGKGWTAAHFDALESNGDLFGVIEEKAVVAQVEPEPEPKPKAAAKRPAKPKNDLMPGGFRLTSEGVFYAGDDGEARPVCSPLAILARTRDEKGHNWGLLVEFDDPDGTKKRWNIPARTMTGDFGKDVLGPLVDMGLRLAGSRSGRNARNDLQSYLGSFDSAQRARLVTRLGWHDSAFLLPEQQVGVHSEQLHFYEAGAQLPPISEAGTLEQWQQQIGALCIGNHRLAFVVGVAFAGPLLHMLGHESGGFHLYGDSSGGKTTHLQVAASIYGGPRLVRSWRSTDNALESIAAAHSDGLLVLDEIGMCDARIIGETVYMLGNGTGKARANDRGQAGRQVQEWRLLFLSTGEKTLAQHMAEANKELKAGMEVRMLAVPADASKGLGMFDTLNGFEDAAALSDALKARVGNYYGTPLTAFLTALCEPGKRHGWVAILRRTLEGFIAQSLPASASGQAHRAAARFGLAAAAGELATAMGITGWPDGTATTAARVCLSAWLNERGGAGNFEGDAILARLRQVIERFGESRFTRWESAAAKIDEHGPRTIDRLGFRKTLEHGMGDTMHTTNTYYVLTEAWRSEIFRGMNLTAVNKELLQRGVLEPSSDGKASSLVRLPGLGPQRCYIVKTIPGTDESEARAA from the coding sequence ATGAGCCAACGCCCAAACAGCACCGCGAAACGTCCGAGCTTCGCCGACGTGAAAGCCGCCGCGCTGAAAGACATTGATCGTGTCTTGTCGCACTGGCTGCCCAACGGCAAGCGGGTCGATGGAGGCAAGGAATACACCGCCCCCAATCCGACCCGCACGGACAAACGTGCCGGGTCGCTCAAGGTCAACTTGAGCAAAGGCACCTGGGCGGATTTTGCTACCGGTGACAAGGGTGGCGACCTAATCGATCTGGTGCGTTACCTCGACGGCGGCACAGACGTCGAAGCCTGCAACAAGCTGGCGGATATGCTGCACGTATCGGCAGGCGCCGCGCAATCGAAGCCTGCACCGAGCAAAAGCAAAGCACCGGAATGGATCGCCATCCAACCGATCCCAGTCGAGGTCATGAACAAGTGCCCGGCCAAGCACCGGCAACATGGCGCGCCCTCCAAGGTGTGGATCTATCGCGATGCCCAAGGCCAGCCGCTCATGGCGCTTTATCGCTTCGACCTTGGGCCGGACGAAGACGGCAAGCCAAGGAAAGTCTTTGCCCCGCTGACCTGGTGCCAACGCGCCGACAGCCAAACTACTCAATGGCGTTGGCAAGGTCTGCCCGATCCGCGCCCCCTTCTGTGCCTGGACGAACTATCGCAACGGCTCGATGCACCTGTCGTACTGTGCGAGGGCGAGAAAGCCGCCGATGCCGCTGCCGAGCTGATGCCAAGCTACGTGGCGACCTGCTGGCCGAACGGATCCAACTCTTGGCATAAGGCAGACCTGACGCCGCTCAAAGGGCGGTCTGTCTTGTTGTGGCCGGACAACGACTCCAGCGGTCAGAGCTGCATGGAGGCCGTCGCGGAAAAGCTGTGTGAAATCGGCGCCGCCTCAGTGCACGTACTCGCCCTGGACGTCTTCAAACGCAAGCCCACGCTCAAGAATGGCAAACCGACCTTTGCCAAAGGTGGTCAATGGGACGATGGCGACGATGCGGCCGATGCCATCGGCAAAGGCTGGACCGCCGCCCACTTCGACGCGCTGGAAAGCAACGGTGATCTGTTCGGTGTGATCGAAGAAAAGGCGGTGGTTGCCCAGGTGGAACCCGAGCCGGAACCGAAGCCCAAAGCAGCAGCCAAGCGACCGGCAAAACCGAAAAATGACCTAATGCCAGGTGGCTTTCGCCTGACGTCCGAAGGCGTGTTTTATGCCGGCGATGACGGCGAAGCACGCCCGGTGTGTTCGCCGCTGGCGATCCTTGCGCGTACCCGTGACGAGAAGGGCCACAACTGGGGCTTGCTGGTCGAGTTCGACGACCCCGACGGCACCAAGAAACGCTGGAACATCCCGGCGCGCACCATGACCGGCGACTTCGGCAAGGACGTGCTTGGACCTTTGGTGGACATGGGACTACGCCTCGCCGGTAGCCGTTCGGGACGCAACGCACGCAACGACCTGCAGAGTTACCTGGGCAGCTTCGACAGTGCACAACGTGCGCGTCTGGTCACCCGTTTGGGTTGGCATGACAGCGCCTTTCTGCTGCCCGAGCAGCAGGTCGGCGTGCACTCGGAACAGCTGCACTTCTACGAGGCCGGCGCCCAGCTTCCTCCGATCAGCGAAGCGGGCACTTTGGAACAATGGCAGCAGCAGATCGGCGCGCTGTGCATCGGTAACCACCGCTTGGCGTTTGTCGTCGGTGTGGCCTTTGCCGGTCCACTGCTGCACATGCTCGGCCATGAGTCGGGCGGTTTTCACCTGTACGGCGACAGCTCTGGCGGCAAGACCACTCACCTGCAAGTCGCCGCCTCAATCTACGGCGGACCGCGTCTGGTGCGATCGTGGCGCTCGACCGACAACGCACTGGAGTCCATTGCCGCCGCGCATTCCGACGGTCTTTTAGTGCTCGATGAGATCGGCATGTGTGACGCCCGAATCATCGGCGAGACGGTGTATATGCTCGGCAACGGCACCGGCAAGGCCCGCGCCAATGATCGAGGCCAAGCGGGCCGACAGGTGCAAGAGTGGCGCTTGCTGTTCCTCTCCACCGGCGAGAAGACCTTGGCCCAGCACATGGCCGAAGCCAACAAGGAGCTGAAAGCCGGCATGGAGGTGCGCATGCTTGCCGTTCCGGCCGATGCCAGCAAAGGCCTCGGCATGTTCGACACGCTGAACGGATTCGAAGATGCAGCAGCACTGTCAGACGCGCTCAAGGCACGAGTAGGAAATTACTACGGCACCCCGCTCACCGCCTTTCTGACGGCACTCTGCGAACCCGGCAAGCGCCACGGCTGGGTCGCGATCCTGCGCCGTACGCTAGAAGGCTTCATCGCTCAATCGCTCCCAGCATCTGCCAGCGGTCAAGCGCACCGCGCAGCTGCTCGCTTCGGCCTCGCGGCTGCCGCGGGCGAACTGGCCACCGCGATGGGCATCACCGGTTGGCCGGACGGCACGGCCACCACCGCCGCTCGCGTGTGCTTAAGCGCATGGCTGAACGAGCGTGGCGGCGCCGGTAACTTCGAGGGCGACGCGATCTTGGCGCGGCTGCGCCAGGTCATCGAGCGCTTCGGCGAAAGCCGCTTCACCCGTTGGGAATCGGCGGCGGCCAAGATCGACGAACACGGCCCGCGCACCATTGACCGACTTGGCTTTCGCAAGACGCTGGAGCACGGCATGGGCGACACCATGCACACCACCAACACCTATTACGTGCTGACCGAGGCATGGCGCTCGGAAATCTTCCGAGGCATGAACCTCACCGCCGTGAACAAGGAGTTGTTGCAGCGCGGTGTGCTGGAACCCAGTAGCGACGGCAAGGCGTCGAGTCTGGTCAGGTTGCCCGGCCTGGGGCCCCAGCGCTGCTACATCGTGAAGACGATTCCGGGAACGGATGAGAGCGAGGCTCGGGCTGCCTGA
- a CDS encoding DUF3077 domain-containing protein has product MNASTTLGHATFSRVNATDLKLFRVNAGVPVEDALEMVSLLQHHANQLNLDAAMSDNGERFSWAALHLGEMAKALVDDINDALFLPRADT; this is encoded by the coding sequence ATGAACGCTTCCACCACGCTGGGCCACGCCACCTTTTCCCGCGTCAACGCTACCGACCTGAAGTTGTTCCGGGTGAACGCCGGTGTGCCGGTCGAGGACGCGTTGGAGATGGTGTCATTGCTTCAGCATCACGCAAACCAACTCAATCTCGACGCCGCCATGAGCGACAACGGCGAGCGCTTCAGTTGGGCCGCCCTGCACCTGGGCGAGATGGCCAAAGCACTGGTCGACGACATCAACGACGCGTTGTTTCTGCCGAGGGCTGATACATGA
- a CDS encoding histone-like nucleoid-structuring protein, MvaT/MvaU family: protein MSKLAEYRQLEKDLAEQLQALEALKSDGTLKKEIEFETKLRELLDKYGFNLKHIINLLDPQSSSRRQAPAQTTSTRKPRQLKTYKNPHTGEVVETKGGNHKTLKEWKTKHGSTEVESWLKM, encoded by the coding sequence ATGTCCAAACTTGCCGAATACCGTCAGCTTGAAAAAGACCTCGCCGAACAACTCCAGGCTTTGGAGGCACTGAAAAGTGACGGCACGTTGAAAAAAGAAATCGAGTTTGAAACCAAGCTGCGCGAACTGCTCGATAAATACGGCTTCAACCTCAAGCACATCATCAATCTGCTTGACCCACAGAGCAGCTCGCGCCGCCAAGCGCCTGCTCAAACGACCAGCACTCGCAAGCCTCGCCAGCTGAAGACTTACAAAAACCCACACACCGGTGAAGTGGTTGAAACCAAAGGCGGCAATCACAAGACGCTGAAAGAGTGGAAAACCAAGCACGGCTCCACCGAGGTGGAAAGCTGGTTGAAAATGTAA